CTCCGCCACTGAAGCCTGCATGCATTCCTCCGCTCACAAGCCCCACAAGGCCAACCAAGCTGCATGGGAAGCCATGAGGTGGCTCCGCAGATCTAAATGCCGAGTTGGGCTAGAACATTTTCGTCTCCTCCACCGGCTCGGCAGCAAAGACATAGGAAATGTGTATATTTGCCAGATAAGAAACCCGATGATGGGTTGCCGTAGTGCTTTTATGCCATGAAAGTGGTGGACATAGAAGCACTTGCTATAAGGAAGAAGTTGCGCAAAGCTGAGATGGAGAAGGAGATTCTAGgcatgcttgatcaccattttTTGCCTACTCTCTACGCTGAGTTGGGTGCTTCTCACTACTCATGCTTAGTTATGGAGTTTTGCCGAGGTGGTGACTTGTATGTCGCCCGGCAAGACCTCCCTCGAAAATGCTTCAGCATCTCATCTGCTAGCGGGATCCTTAGAAGATCCCCAAGTCGCCATATCAGATGCTTTATCCAGTGGACTGCAAATAACATCAGATATCTCTTCAGAAGGCAACGTCAAAAAAAGGAAAGATCTTGATACGCCATTGGAACCACAACTTGCAAAAAGGCACACGGGACATGATGGAATTGATGTCCAGTACATTACCGAACGGGGTCGAACGGCGAGGCGCACGGTCTCCACAACCAGATCTCCGACCGTCTGTTTCGGCAGTACCACCGTCATGGCCCTTGAGAATAATGGAGAAACTGCCTTTTCTGAAAAATCCACGGAAAAGCAACAAAGAAGATAAGTTTTCTTCAAATTCATATCTTGTTACTGGAAACCACATCATCACATCATCACATGCATCCTGTGATATTTTATTCCTATCTTTAATCACATGCTCCGGTTGAGGTTAATCATTCCTTTACAGCATCTTTTCCTTTATATCTTTAATCATCCCTGACTTCAATATTTTAGTGTTGTATCTGTAATCATTCATGGCAGAAAGAAAAAGGGTACAGGGTATAATGTTTACCCACTATCCCTCTGTCTAAAAAAATCCATCGGAGAAAATAAGAGCATCTTTTCCTTTACAGCtatattgtttattattttaaatattatgttgaccaaaaacatatcacatcacacatatttaattattttaaatcatTAGACACATGGGAAGGCTGATCACATTCACCTAAAAACCCTCATTCTAGTGCCACGATGTATCAACATGCTGCATAAATATCTAATTATTAaatgtatgtatttatatatatctaTTATGTACATGCAATAATGCACTACCACGTAATAgtttaattttatgtaattatcACTTGTTCAGCTGCATCTGTGTTGTATGTATCGCTATGCTTCCATTTGTGCTGCTAACCTTTTGTGTGACATAATGCTGATGTATCAATGTTTGCATATGTGTGTTACATATGTGTGCACTGAGTGTTTGTCATGTTGCATACAGCTCAGTATGTGTCTAATATGCCGCTCGATAATTGAATATATTTCATGTCTGACAGCCCACTACACCATTCacattatataattattttatcaCCTCATCTGACCAAATTGGATATCAACAACTTGAATGAGAAgatataatatatacatatatatatatatatatatatatattattcattaCCTAGTGATATATGACTGCCATTAAACTATGTCacttatacaacatgtgatttaccaCACGACTGGATAAATTGcacatagtacaatattttgcctgtacaaactttgtcaatttgatttattcattatacggtcatacttatactgtcatGAATTGttgagcaactagatccactgatcgacattgttgctgattaaagaaGCCTACCGACACTATTGATCAGCTTATGGATCATTGTGCCACATGCTTATGGTGACAAATATTTAGTCCGAACAATGATCTCTTGTCTAACCCGACAAGCGAACCTGAGtcatgtcgagaatcaactcatactgagtgcatgtcgacataaagtagatactttcaatgaggaataccacgagccgagccgcctcgcagcgagcatagcctctagccgagcagcctcacaaTGAGCATCGCCTCTAGCctagcaaccgcctcgccacaagcatagcctctagccgagcagcctcgcaacgagcatcgcctccagcTGAGCAGTCTCGTAATGTGTGATACCTCTAGTCGAGTATTGCTTTCTGTTGAGCATTGCCTTGTGTTGAGTACTAGTTCTGGACGACATCTAGTCATTTTGGCccgtacatggattgaatttgaagtctccggccaaaagactctctttactgaagacttgggggacttctgTTGGTACTATATATTGGGCATCGTCTTTAAGCCTCATCCCtaagcccatgatttatgtaagaAGGGAGGaaacctttattctataaaagggggcCTCACCTTCACTAAGAGAGGACAAGGTCTCACCTTCACTAAGAGATCCACAGAGTCTCACACTCAACTCTCACAACaatagagggcaatacccttTCAGCAAAATagagagcaaaatggcaagggctgcatccacagagagttcccttgccgatctattgtaatccatacatacatacataatcaacatcagtgtcgacgtagcccaaacattgggggtgaaccacgatacatctttgtgttcttatGCGTTTATGTGATTCATggccggatttacgttggtctAAGATCCtccggattttgtgcatcaacaccttTTGTCACACATTTTATGTTAGTGACTTGAATTGTCTATTTTATAATCTTTTGTAAATGATTACTCTTGTTCAAGATTCTAGAagacgttaggcgctagtcgggcggtgaGTTGGAGCCTAGCGCTAGGCagctaggcggatttaagtaaatctattatatttcgtgtaaataagtgtctgtttatacttaatatatatatatatatataatttcattataaactacaaaataaaatgacatatatattaggaagtattgaaacataatgaaaacatggggaacatgCTTATAATGTGTATTCATTTAAGTATTGAACAAGTCGCTTACaagttattgaaaaaaataaaaatgaaagttatatatTTTCTGTTTAAGTGAGATGCAACTTAGGCGGGTGCCTAAGCAGTCTAGGCGGATGCCTCAGCAGGTCTAgacgtcatttcttaattttcaaacgcccaTACATTAATCAGGATGGTGACCCactgcctagcgcctaggcggagatttttagaacaatgctcttgtttgaaaatttgacaaATTTAAAATGACTAAGATGTTTAACCTTTGATTGAGTgttaaatgattttaaatttgcGTAAAGTTCTATTATAACAGTGATCTTTGAGACCTAAAAACTAAATAATTcggatcattgaaaaaaaatacaaagtgaGGCCTAAAAAAGTGTCCGTAATCTTATATGAGCAATTACACAATTAAAATCCCTCTTCCTCAGGGATATGTGTGATTTTAAAAACTCCAATGCCCTCAGTTTAGTAAAGGGCCAAACATATGTTTTTTTGAGCTAAAAATGATGGAAAATTTATCTTTAAAAGGAATTGAGTCCATTAGGTAAACTAAAGTTCGGTCCACTACTATTTACGGGCCAACAAAAGAGTTGGGCCATTTAAGACTCGGGCCTACGTCGTTTTTGTCATCAACTTTGCGTTTAGCACTTTCATTGCTAAActgtaattattattatttaatcacGAAGTTAAAACCTAATTAGAGATGGAATCAAGGGGCAATTGTCTTGGTAAAGCTGTATGGTGTTCCGGTGTTTGACATCGTTGGATTACCGGCACACCAAGAGACAAAACAGCCTTTCGGAGATCTCAAGGGCCCTCTTTGCCCCGACCCTTCGATGCTTCCCATGTCTCTTCCTTGTTaactcctcctcttccttctccGTCCTCCTCACCGCAAAACCCATCACCCCATTTCTCCTCTGAGTTCCGAAAACCGACAAACgaaacacagagagagagagagagagagagagatggcgaCCCTTCCTTCCACCCATTGCTGCCACACCTACTCGCCGCTGCCGCTGTCATCGTCGTCGTCAGTTTCGTATTTACCTGTTTATTCATCTGTACACGGACGCCTGCAACGCGTTTCAATTTCCTCGATTCCGAATCGTTTTGTTTCAGCTAAGGTTTCTCAGCAGAATGCTCTCGGCATGCAAGATGGTTAGTTCCTTCAGTCTTCCAGTCTTAATTTCACTGGTTTAAATTAcactcgttttttttttttaaggaaaattgcagtcgttttaattttttttttttcccattaaTGCAGGCCCGGCGGCGCCGGCGGTGAACCCGATTGAGAACGAAGCTCCTTTCAAGAAACTGGAAGATGGGTTGTTTTCAGCTCCGTCTTCGAAGGAATCTAAAGACACGACCGTCTTTAATGTCAATGAAAGTGAATCTACTGTCAGTATCACGGTGGTTGGAGCCTCCGGGGACCTTGCAAAGAAGAAGATATTCCCCGCACTTTTCGCACTTTTTTACGAGGATTGCCTCCCGAAGGTTtgcaatttttgttctttttctttcgtTTGATTACATTATTTCGTAGACTTTGAATGATCGGTGATGCATGAGTATGTAAATGTTTTGTTGCAGCACTTCACTATTTACGGTTATGCTCGGAGTAAGATGACCGATGCCGAGCTCAGAGACATGGTTAGCAAGACGCTTACTTGCCGTATTGACAAGAGGTGAGTCAAAAGCTGCGGCCTTTTTTGTGAAATGTGGTTGGTTTTGCCTATTATGTATTGCTTGAGAAGATGGAAATGTTATTTTCACCGATTTTTGTTCTTGCTGGATGTGGAAAGTTTGAAGTTTATTGATGCGTGACAAATTATTTTGTTGGAACTTCAGGGAGAATTGCGGTGAAAAAATGGACCAATTTCTTCAAAGATGTTTCTATCATTCTGGTCAGTATGATTCGCAGGATCATTTCGCAGAGCTGGACAAGAAGCTGAAGGAACATGAGGTAATAATTTGAGTGTACTCTGAGCTTAGTGATAGATATAGTGTTGAATACGACTTTATACTTTGCATTCTGTTCAAGTTGTCGTGCTGCTGTTGGTTGGGGAAGCTTTAAGCTTTCTCTGTGTACGTTTTGTTATTGCTTGTTTGAATGACGTTCATGTATGCTTTTTCTGCATCTTGATTCTATTTCCATTTAGATTGACAAGCAACTGCATGTGTAGGTGGGAAGAGTTCCTAATCGCCTGTTCTATCTGTCTGTCCCTCCAAACATATTCATTGACGCTGTTCGCTGTGCTAGCTTGTCAGCCTCATCTGGTAATGGCTGGACTAGGGTTATTGTGGAGAAACCCTTTGGCCGAGATTCAGAGTCATCTGCTGCTTTGACCAAGGCCCTCAAGCAGTACCTAGAAGAGGACCAAATTTTCAGGATAGACCACTATCTGGGCAAGGAGCTTGTGGAAAACCTATCAGTTCTCCGCTTCTCCAACCTTATTTTTGAGCCCTTGTGGTCAAGGCAGTATATAAGAAATGTACAGTTAATATTCTCTGAAGATTTTGGCACTGAAGGACGTGGAGGGTATTTTGACAACTACGGGATAATAAGAGATATAATGCAGAATCACTTGCTTCAGATACTGGCACTCTTTGCAATGGAAACCCCTGTCAGTTTGGATGCAGAAGATATTAGAAACGAGAAGGTCTTACGAATACCTGAAATGAAGCTGCTTTTAGTACTTTGTATTGCTTTCCACTTTATTCCAGTATTTATTTTGCTTGCTTGGTGCCAGGTTAAAGTTTTACGTTCTATGAGGCCACTACAACTTGAAAATGTGGTCACAGGGCAATACAAGAGTCATGTTAGAGGTGGTATTACTTACCCAGCATACACTGATGACAAGACGGTACCCAAAGACAGCTTGACTCCAACATTTGCTGCAGCTGCTCTCTTCATAGACAACGCAAGATGGGATGGGGTGCCTTTCTTAATGAAGGCTGGGA
The nucleotide sequence above comes from Malus sylvestris chromosome 16, drMalSylv7.2, whole genome shotgun sequence. Encoded proteins:
- the LOC126608687 gene encoding glucose-6-phosphate 1-dehydrogenase, chloroplastic gives rise to the protein MATLPSTHCCHTYSPLPLSSSSSVSYLPVYSSVHGRLQRVSISSIPNRFVSAKVSQQNALGMQDGPAAPAVNPIENEAPFKKLEDGLFSAPSSKESKDTTVFNVNESESTVSITVVGASGDLAKKKIFPALFALFYEDCLPKHFTIYGYARSKMTDAELRDMVSKTLTCRIDKRENCGEKMDQFLQRCFYHSGQYDSQDHFAELDKKLKEHEVGRVPNRLFYLSVPPNIFIDAVRCASLSASSGNGWTRVIVEKPFGRDSESSAALTKALKQYLEEDQIFRIDHYLGKELVENLSVLRFSNLIFEPLWSRQYIRNVQLIFSEDFGTEGRGGYFDNYGIIRDIMQNHLLQILALFAMETPVSLDAEDIRNEKVKVLRSMRPLQLENVVTGQYKSHVRGGITYPAYTDDKTVPKDSLTPTFAAAALFIDNARWDGVPFLMKAGKALHNKRAEIRVQFRHVPGNLYRNIGTELDHATNELVIRVQPDEAIVLKINNKVPGLGMRLDRSNLNLHYAARYSKEIPDAYERLLLDAIEGERRLFIRSDELDAAWSLFTPLLKEIEEKKVIPEYYPYGSRGPVGAHYLAARYKVRWGDVGLEP